A window of Sphingobacterium kitahiroshimense genomic DNA:
ATATTCCCTTGTACCGATATGCGGAGGTTCTCTTGAATTTTGCCGAAGCAAAGGCTGAACTGGGTTTGCTGACACAAGCCGACCTAGACCGTAGTGTCAATCTATTGCGCACAAGAGCAGGTATGCCTACAATGACACTTGGTGAACCGATAGATCCTATCATGGCATCCCGCTATGCAAATATTGAAAGTAATCAGCGCAATCTCGTTCTGGAGATCAGAAGAGAGCGTCGTGTCGAACTCGCATTTGAGGGATTCCGATTTACAGATCTTATGCGTTGGAATGTGGGCGAATTATTGAAAAATAAGCGTGAAGGAGTCTATTTTTCCGGATTAGGAAAACATGATATGACCGGTGATGGTATTCCCGATATAGTATTGTTAGCATCCTCATTGTCAATTCCTGAAGTCAAAGAAAAAAATAGTCTTGGACGAGAATTACAGTACTATCGCGTTGGGCGTTTTGGCCAGGACGTGGGCGTGTTTCTATCCGATGGCAATAGCGGTACCGTAGAAACAGTCGAAAATACAGGAACTTTTGAAACACCAAAATTTTACTATCGCCCTATACCACAGGGAGAGATACTTTTAAACGATAACCTTAAACAAATATTCGGATGGTAAAGCATAATCCAATCGCACGATTACTACTATGTTGTCTAATTATAGCGCTATTTCGCGTAAAGACGGCGCAGGCACAAGATTTTAAATTTGCATTTTTGACCGACATGCACACGCATAGTGACTCTACATTGGGGCAGGTAGCACAACGGCTTAAATTACTGTCGCCACAGGTGGAATTTATTATGAGTGGTGGAGATAATGTCGATATCGACAATTTAAAAAACACTGATCTACCCCTGGGAGAAAAACGATTCAAGTTGCTTAAAGATGTGTTTGAACATACAAAAAAGCCTTATCATATGGCTATCGGAAACCACGATAGATTACCGCGTGATCTAAGAAACGGTAAAAATGATTTTGAACTTTTCGAACGCACTTTTGGTCAGACGTATTATACCTTTGATCATAAAGGGTGGAAATTCATTGTCCTCAATAGTGTGGAAGTGAAGGATAATCAATATGTCATCGGTGAGCAACAGTTTGATTGGCTGCAGGATGTGATCAACAAGACGAAGAAAGAACAACCCTTGGTTATCGTTTCGCATGTTCCCTTTTTATCCGTCTACTATCCTGTTTTGGAAGGACGTTACACTGCTGCCGATACGTTTACAAATCAGAAGCAGGTATTTGATCTTTTTAAAGATCATAATCTGAAATTGGTCCTTCAGGGGCATATGCATTTGTATGAAGAAATCAAAGTGAAAGGGGTACAGTTTATCACAGCAGGAGCAGTTTCTGGAAATTGGTGGCAAGGTAGTTTTGAAGGAACAGTACCTGGTCACCTTGAAGTTGACGTAAAGGGACAAAATTTTAGTTGGAAATACATCAAATAAGAGAAACTTTTCAGAGAAGTATGGTTTTGACTATCCCTCAGAAAACTTAATATTTTCTGGGGGATTTTTATTTTACCTTTCTGTCATAAGTGAGGACTAGATGCGTTTCTTTAATGGGTTATTTCTACCCATAGCTTCCATTCAAATATTAGTCATTGTTTTTAACCTTTTAAAGCCCAATTTATTGGATTTAATTCCGTTTTTGAAACTTTCGCATTATTGGTGCATTCATATTTTTTATAAGGAGCATGTTGTTCTTTTTGATTTTTATGCTACTTAAATTTGAGTCTTAAAAGGCACAGCTGTTGATCTTATATATGCAGGGTGTCTTGGTGTTAATAGATTTGGTAATCAGGTAGTTAAGTGTGTATATCGGTTTTTAGATAAATGCTGCACAAGGTGGTGGGTTTTATATTTTAGACCTATTTTCGCGTATAAAAATGCAGTATGCCTGTGCATTTTATTTGGATTTTTTACTAAGTTTGAGATAAGGAAACTGTTGATTACAGGATTATTTATACCACATTTTATTGGAGAATAAGCAAAATATCGGCCCTCTAAATATATTAAATATACTGTCCAAAAATAAATTATAATGGCAAATCAAGAAGATTATACTGCAAGCACTAGAATGTGGTTTAAGCAGATAACCAAGGAAAAGAAAGATGTTGCGTCCATTTATATATATGCCATTCTCAGTGGTCTTGTGCAATTGAGTATTCCGTTGGGTATTCAGGCAATCGTCAGTTTTGTTTTGGGTGCCACAATGGTCACATCGCTCTATCTGCTTATCGGTTTTGTGGTGCTGGGTACATTTTTATACGGGGTTTTCCGAGTTAAGGTCATGCAGATTATTGAGAAGATTCAGCAAAAGATTTTCGTCGAATATTCCATCGCTTTTGCCAAGAAACTTCCAAAAATAGACCTCGCCGCCACTAAAAAATATTATCTTCCCGAACTTGTTAACCGTTTTTTTGATATTCTAAACTTACAGAAAAGTATTTCTAAAATTCTGCTCGAAATTCCAACCGCCTTGATTCAGATATTTTTTGGTATCATCCTGCTGTCTTTTTATCATGTCTGGTTTTTAGTATTCGGAGCAGTTGTGATCATTATTGTGGGTTGTATTTTTTATTTTACAATGGATTCGGGGATCCAGTCCAGTGTTGAAGAAAGTAATAAAAAATATGAGGTGGCTTCATGGCTCGAAGACATTGCCAGCGCTATAAAAACATTCAAGATTAATTCAAAATCAGATATGCATTTAACGGGTACAGATGAACGGGTCGTTCAATACCTTGATCACCGCACTTCGCATTTCAAGGTTTTGTTGTTTCAGTACAAATCCATTATTGGTTTTAATGTGACCATTACGCTGGTTATGCTGGGAATTGGAACTTATTTGCTGATCAATCAAAAACTCAATATTGGTGCATTTGTTGCAACAGAAATTGTGGTTATCATGATTATGTCGGCGGTTGAAAAGCTGATTAAAAGTCTCGAAAGTTACTACGATATGATTGCTTCAGTACTTAAACTCCATAAGGTGACGGGTCTTCGTGAAGAATCCAATGGCGAGATTGTATTGGAGAGTACAGCAAGAGGAATGGAAGTTGTTTTTAAAGATGTCAGCTTAAATTTTGCCGACAGCCGTCCGGTTTTTATCCATTTGAATTTTACTATTCCGGCCAATAGCCTTACCATGATTTCGGGACAGGTCGGTGCCGGGAAATCCATGCTCTTAAATATGATAGCCGGTTTTTATGAACCCTCTGGAGGAACAGTCCTTTTTGATAAAATACCGATCAAAAATATTGATAAAATTGCCTTACGCAATCGCATCGGCCTGTACATGGAAGATATGACGATTATCAAAGGAACACTGCACGAAAACCTCGTGCTTGGCCGTGAAAACATCAGTACAGAAGATATACTCCGACTTGCTGAATCCATTGGTATTGAACAGCTTTCCGATCAATTTAGCAACGGGTTTTATACCTTGTTGAGTGAGACAGATACCGAGATTTCTTTTAGTTCAAGAAAGATGATCTTAATTCTGAGAGCACTTCTTGGAAATAATCGTCTACTACTATTGGAGGATCCTCTTGACGGGATGGATGAGGTATTTCGTAAAAAACTGACACAATATCTGGATGAAATCAAGCAACATACAACTGTGATCTTAGTGTCTAAAGAAAAAGAAGTAATGGAGATTGCAGATCAGCATCTCTACCTGCAAAACCGTACTATTGAAATTAAGTAAAGATACCCCGAACAGATGAAACTCAAATCATTCGATAAAATATACCATATCCATAAGCAGTCTACAGTTAAAAACTGGTTCATCTTCATTGGGATCCTGTGCTTTGTGACACTTTTTTTACCGTGGACGCAGAATATCAAGGTGAAAGGTACTGTGACCACGTTGTATCAGGATCAGCGCCCGCAGCAGCTTAATTCGCCTATCCCAGGTAAAATCTTGAAATGGTATGTCAAGAACGGCGATTTTGTAAAAAAGGGCGATACCATACTGCAGCTGGCTGAAGTGAAAGATGATTATATGGATCCGCAGCTACTGGAGCGTACCGAGCAGCAGGTCAGCGCCAAGAAAGGGGTACGTGATTATTACGAAGCCAAAGTGGGGACCACTGTAGATCAAATCAAAGCTCTTGGTGCTGGGCGAGAACTCAAGCTGGCACAATTGAAAGTGAAAATCAGTCAGTTAAATAATAAGTTACAGGCGGAGCAGGCAGAACTTTTGGCTATTACCAACGAGTTAAAGTTGAGCGAAGATCAATTTAACCGACAGAAAAAAATGTACGATGACGGACTGGTATCGCTTACCCAATTGCAGCAAAGAAATGTTTCCTTCCAAAATGTCTTGGCGAAAAAAACAGCTATAGACAATAAGTTGGCACAGACGAATCAGGAGATTTTAACGGTACAGATCGAAGAGCGCGCAACGATCCAGGATTATACTGAAAAGCTAAGCAAGACAGAAGGTGACAGATTCTCGAGTTTGGGGCAGATTGAGGGAAGTACCGGCGAAATAGCAAAACTTGAAAATCAGGTTGCCAATTATAGAGCGAGACGGGGATTATACTTTGTTCAGGCTTCTCAGGACGGGCAGATTGTACAGCTTAATAAGGGGGGGATCGGAGAAATCCTGAAAGAAACAGAAAGCATCGGTACGATCGTGCCCACAAGGTTGATTACGCTGTCGAAATTTTTGTGAGACCTGTAGATTTACCCTTACTCAAAGTTGGACAGCGGGTGATGTGTGTGTTTGATGGTTTTCCTGCCATTGTATTTTCAGGCTGGCCAACCACGAGCTACGGAACCTTTGCCGGTAAAGTAATCGCGGTAGAAAATAACATCAATACCAGCGGACTTTTTAGGGCTTTGGTCATTGAAGATAAAGGACAAAAACCGTGGCCTCCACAGATTAAAGTTGGGGCTGGCGTACAAGGTATTGCGATTTTGAACGATGTGCCGATCTGGTATGAGCTGTGGCGTAATATAAATGGCTTCCCTCCAGATTATTATATAGTCAAAAATGAAAATAAAGCAACGAACGATGCAGCGGCAAAATAGTTATATCATCCTTATTCTGATCTGTTGCTTCTGCCAATCTTCTTTTGGACAGGATACATTAAGGTTATCACGTAACGAGTTCTTGGCAATCGTCAAAAATTATCATCCGATGGCTTTTAAATACCGCCTAGAAAACCGCATTGCCTCTGCCGGTATACAGCAGGCTAAAGGTAATTTTGACCCTGTTCTTGATGCTAAAACGGGAGAAAAAACCATTGATGGCACACAGTATTATCAGCAACGTAATATCGGTCTCGGTATCCCAACTTGGTATGGTATTGAATTAAATGGTAGTTACAGCTATTTAGATGGAGAAAAACTCAACAATAGCGATACAAAGGGAGGTTTATATCAAGTTGGCGTAACAGTCCCTCTAGCTAAAAATCTGCTGTATGATAAAAGACGTGCTTTATTGGAGCAGGCACAGATTGCGCAACGTATGACGGAAGCAGAACAAACCGTGTTGACCAACGAGCTGATGCTGGAAGCGGAAAACAGCTATTGGGAATGGGTAAAACAATATGAGCTCTATCGGCTGCAACGGGAAATAGTTAACATCAATAAAGAGCGGTTGGCATTTGTGATCAAAACATTTCATTATGGTGAACAAGCCGCAATTGATACGACCGAAGCACTTTCCCAGCTGCAGAATTATGAGCTGGAGCAACAAGATGCTTATCTTCAATTTGTCAGTGCAACACAAAAGCTTTCGATCTATTTATGGGAGGAAGATCTTAAGCCCTATCCCGTAACAGAAGGTCTTGTTCCTTCAGAAAGACTGCAGAACAATACTGACGATACGCAATACACCGATCTATTGGCGCAGGTGGATGCGCATACGCTAAATGGCCATGCTTCTGTACGTTATTATGATGAAAAAGGCAAAATATTAGAAAGCGAACGTCGCCTCAAATTGCAGAGCTTATTGCCTAAGATTGATTTTAGCTATAATTTTTATAATAAAGAAGGGTATACACACCAGTTTTTTCCACTTTTTGATAATAACTTCCAATATGGTTTAAAACTTGAAATACCGATTTTTTTAAGACAGGCAAGAGCTGATTATAAAATGGCAAAATTGAAGATCGATCAGAACAGTTTGGATCTAGCTTATAAAAGTCAGGAATTGGTAACCAAGATAACCGGCTACAAAAATGAAATCTACAACTATTGGAGTCAGATCGGTATCGCCACCAAAAACATGGATAATTATAAACGATTATTGATGGCCGAGCAATCCAAATATGCTAATGGCGAAAGTTCGTTATTTCTAATCAACAGCCGAGAAAATAAGCTTATTGATGCCCAAGAAAAGATCTTAGAATTAAGACTCAAATTTCTCAAAAGTTATAATAAACTGAAATGGACAAATGCTAATTTTGATTTGTCGGTAGCACTGCGCTAGTCAACATCATAGGTGTTTTGTGAAATGAATGGAGACCATTCTTTAATACCGCACGTTTTGGATTTTATCATTCCTTTCGTCACACTAGCTTTGTGTTAACCAAAAAATAAAACACGATGCAAATTTTTAAAGATAAGGTGATCCTAATTACAGGAGCCAATAGGGGAATAGGCCAATCACTTGTAAAGGTTCTACTTAATAATGGGGTAGGGAAAATATATACAACCTGCAGGGATTTAAAGAAAATGCCATCATTTAATGACGATCGGATAGTACCGTTAGAACTAGACATTACAGATGACCAACAAGTTGCATGGGTAGCAACCGTAGCTCAGGATACTGAAATTCTTATCAACAATGCCGGAACAGTAAACTCTGGAAATATCTTAGAAGGAGATCTCCTGGGAATGGATAATGATTTACAGGTTAATTATTTTGGAACAATAAAAATGATGCGGGCATTTGCACCAATTCTGATTCGAAATAAACCCTCCATTATGATCAATATTGTTTCTATTGCCGCTTACTCCCCTTTGCCATCTATTGCAGGATATGCGGCTTCAAAAGCAGCTCTTTTTTCTGCTACACAATCTGTACGAATTGAATTGGCTAAAAAAGATGTATCCGTCTATGCGGTCAATCCCGGAGCAATTGACACGGATATGAACAAAGGTAGTGATTGGGATATGCCCGATCCAGACAGTACTGGTATCCAAATACTGCAAGGTGTAGCTGACGGTAAACTCGATAGTATACCTGACGAAATGGGGCAGGGCATGTATAATGCCTGGAGAGAAGATCCTGCTAAACTGTCGAAGCTATTTGCCGACCTTTATTATGCGGAGAATGCGAAATAAACTTATCTTTTATCAAATCTTATTTTAATGTAAGCACAAGCTATACGGATATTCTTTACAATTGAATAATCGTATAGCTTGCAGTGACTTGATGGGATTTATTTCGTTAATGAAGTATTACGAATACTAATATCGATCGTGACCGAATAAAATAGTTTCGGCTGATAATGACGCTCTGTGCTTGAGCCAGCCATCCAGGTATCTTGTATCATGGACATTGTTACTTCTGTCCTTTGTCCATTTCATACCCCCCTGCACGCCTTTCATCTGTTCTTTGGAAAGCATGGTCGATTTTTCTTTTAACAATTCTAAATTTTTCATACTGATAAAGTTTTATTTACGAAATTAAGATAAGGACAATTTACTGCTGTAATCGCTATAAATGTATATTCGGGGATTTTGGATTAATATTCGTTTGATCTTGGAACAAGATCAAACGAGCACTATGTGATTTTGCTAAAACGTTTTAAATATATAACAAGAAATTAAATTTAATTTTATTGATCGCTCCATTTATCTTATATTGTGCTCTTGTTTTTCTTGATTAAAACAGTTGTTTGGTTAATTAAACAGTAGTGAGATCATAGAATGTAGCGATCGGTTGTTAGAAATTGGTGTAGAAAAGATAACAAAAGAGGAAGTCGAGGAAGTTTAAACTAACTGATCAAACTCCCGTAAAATAGCCATGATGATCTCCTTTTAGGGGTGATAAATAGTTGTAAATAAAATTTAAAAAAAGCGATATATACAATGAAATATGTGAATTATATGGTTTGTGCAAGTCTATTCGTTGTTTTAGGCTGTGCTTCCAAAAAAGATACCCAGCGTGATTCTTATGCAAAATCTGTTAATCCTTTTATAGGGACAGATTTTACAGGGAATACCTACCCCGGAGCGCAGGCTCCATTTGGTATGATCCAATTAAGTCCTGACAATGGTTTACCAGGCTGGGACCGCATATCGGGATATTTTTATCCGGATAGCACCATCGCAGGTTTTAGTCATACACACCTAAGTGGAACAGGAGCAGGAGATCTGTATGATATCTCTTTTATGCCAGTTATCCTTCCGTATAAAGAAGCTGAAGCCCCATTGGGCATTCACTCCAAGTTTACGCACCAAGACGAACAGGCACATGCCGGTTATTACCAAGTAAAATTAACTGACTATGATATCAACGTTGAATTGACAGCAACCCCTCGTTGCGGTATTCAGCGTTATACTTTCCCGGAAGCAGATGCTGCTGTATTATTAGACCTGAAGAAAGCAATGAACTGGGATGCGACAGTTGATTCCCATATTGAAGTCGTCGATTCGGTTACGATACGCGGTTATCGATTTTCTGAAGGCTGGGCAAGAGGGCAACGCGTCTATTTCGAAACTCGATTTTCAAAACCCTTTACTGCCGTACACTTAGATAGTACTGCCATCTTATCCGTTACAGATACCCTTACAAAAGCTACTAAACGAACTGGAACAGCATTTAAAGCCCGTTTTGATTTTAAAACAGCTAAAGGAGATCAAGTCACATTGAGTACAGCACTTTCCGGAGTGAGTATGGAAGGAGCATCAAACAATTTAAAAGCAGAAGCGCCAAAAGATGATTTTGACTATTATCTCGCGCAGGCTGAAAAAAATTGGAATGATGAACTTGGCAAGATCGCTATCCAGACAGCAGATAAAGATACCAAGGTGAAATTCTATACCGCATTATACCATAGTATGTTAGCTCCTACCATATTTGGAGATGTAGACGGATCTTACTTTGGTGCTGATCGGAAAATACATAAGGCCGAAAATTGGACCAATTATAGTACTTTTTCATTGTGGGATACCTATAGAGCATCACATCCATTATTTACCATCACTGATCCAGATCGTGTAAATGATATGATTAAGTCCTTTATTGCCTTTTACGAGCAACATGGTCGTTTACCGGTATGGAATATATATGGAAGCGAAACCGATATGATGATCGGGCACCATGCTATACCTGTTATCGCCGATGCCTATTTAAAAGGGATCGGTGACTTTGACGTCAATAAAGCGCTTGAAGCTTGTGTCGCTTCAGCAAACACCGATGCATACAGAGGAGTTGGACTGTATAAAAAACTTGGCTATGTTCCTTATGACGTTGCTGATAAATACAATGCAGAGAACTGGTCCTTATCGCGCACATTGGAGTATGCTTTCGATGATCATTGTATAGCCGTAATGGCAAGCAAGATGGGGAAAAAGGATATTGCTGCTACATTTTTGGCGAGATCAAAAAACTATAAGAATGTCTATAATCCAGCAACTTCGTTTATGCAGCCACGTCATAGTAATGGTCAATTTATAAGCCCATTTGATCCTGAAGATTATAGTGAACATATCTGTGAAAGTAATGCATGGCAATATTTTTGGTCGGTACAGCATGATATTCCCGGGTTGATCAATTTAGTTGGTGGGGAAGAACGCTTTGGACAAAAGCTCGATAGTATGTTTACTTTACATCCTTCAGATACGACCAAACTGCCTATTTTTAGCACCGGTATGATTGGGCAGTATGCACATGGCAATGAACCGAGCCATCATGCTTTATATCTATTCAATGCTGCCGGACAGCCTTGGAAAACTCAGCAATATGCTGCTGAGGTAATGGAAAAACTGTATCTAAATACTCCTTCTGGTTTGAGTGGCAATGAAGATTGTGGACAGATGTCTGCATGGTATGTCTTCAGTGCATTAGGTTTTTATCCGGTAGATCCTGTCAGTGGCCATTATGAGATCGGTACACCGCTTTTTGACCATAGTGAAATTATGCTTGCTAACGGTAAGAAATTTACAGTCAAAGCCAATCACGTCAGTAAAGAGAATATCTATATCCAATCTGTTTCAATAGATGGAAAACCACTTGAAACCAGTTATATCACGCATCAGCAATTGATGTCGGGTGCGACGTTGGTATTCGAAATGGGGAACAAACCAGGGCCAGTATGGTATAAGAAATAACTTATAGGAATTGAAGAGCCCGGCATGGATCAACCATGCCGGGCTTTTTAATTCCTATTGATTTCAATAGGTTGTTTTTGAATAGGTAGGAATAATGCGAAAACTATGAAATAAATTTATAATTTGTCTATTATTTGTCCTGGATACAGCGTACGGGATAGCCCGCACGTTTAAAATAATTCTGAGTATCCCAAGCACCACCTTCGAATCCTCGGCCATGTATTGCTCTATCATTACCGCCAACTTCAGTATTTAACCAATAAATAGCGGTTGCTTGTCTAACACGCTGTGATCCGTTAGTTGTTTCTCTATGACCAGCCGCTGGAAAGCTTAATTTAATATCACTGCTCTTTTTACTGGTCATAATATGTGCTGCAGTAAAGTCCGATAATCCAGCAGAAGTTCCTGTATTAGGAATCCAGTTTCCAATGGAAGTATGGCGAGTATAATTTCCTAAACGGGTATATTCGACAGGACTAGGCACTCGATCACCCGTACCACATGGGTCTAATGCCGCTTTGACTGGAACAGTTGCTGTACCATTATTCCAGGAACCATCAGGAGCAGATGTTGTATTCCATCCAACAATAGCGCCATCACCACTATAAGCGTTTGCCACTGGCAGTTGACGGCCCCATTGATAATAATTACCATATAGTGCCTGTACTGAAGGATTGGCATCTGGATTATTTGTTGCTGGATTTACATTTGCTACACCCAGGTTATAGCGATCCCAACGGTATCCACCGATCACGGCATAACGCGCATCAGCAGCAGTTACGCTTCTTGTTTCATTAAGCGCATTCACATAACGGTCACTGTTAAAACGCAATTTCATGGTGTACGAATAACCTGGTTTTAAACCAAGGCTTGCATTTGAAAAATTAAAGTTTACAGCTTGAGCATTGACATCATGACCTATTTTGACTTGACCGCTTGGTATCATTAATGCAATTGAAAAAGTGTTTGACTGATTCTGGTTTACGATAAAAGTCCGGGCCGTTGCATTAAGATTTGCAATAGGAGGTATATTCGTCATATCTGTTGCGGCTACTGTTGCGCCAGTACTTAGGTCAACAGTGGCATCAGTGAAAGGCGAAACCCATTCCGCTTGAACCGGAACTTCTGAAAGATAACCTCCTTTTAGGTAGTTTGCCGTACCAAATGTGCCACTAGCATCGCTATTATCGACCAGAAGAGTGACACGGGTAAACAAATGCTTCAATGGTGTCGTCAATGGTGTTGGCGTATTGTTTCCGAGAATAGTGACATCTTTTTCGATTGCATACATCAAGTCCGCTCCATTCTCCTCATAGCTTGTGAAACCGAAATAAACCTGACCTGCAGTATACAGATTTGTTGTTGGGGCAGCAGCAGGAGCGGTAGTCGTAGAGCCCAATGAATAGATCACAAAGGTATATTTATTGCCTGCGATCAATTTATCTCCAAAAAACACCTGGCTTGCATCTGATGCATCACCAACCGCTTGGTCAATATAGGTACCGTCCGTTTCATAGACTACTACCCGATACGTTATCGCACCTCTCAATGACAACAATGACGTGGCTGCCTTTTTATTGGCCGAAGCTTTAAGTCCGTTGCTCGTTGTTGTATTTTCTGTAAGCTCTGCAGTAAAAGTAAATGGCCCCGACTGCACTTCTTGCGTGATTACTAACGGTTCAGTCGTGCTAGCCTTTGCCGATGCTTTGGCCACAGATACATTATCTCCACCGAATTGGGCTTCTGTTAAAGCCAGTTTTATACCACCTTTATTCGCTTCAAGAGTATTTTCACCTTTCTCCTTACTACAGGAAACGGCAACTGCTAGAAGAACGATCAAGGCTAGTTTTATCTTTATAATCTGATACATTGTTTTCATAATTGTTATAAATAATTTTTGATTGGTATTAGTTCCACCATTCACCGCCATTCGGATCCTGGGTTTCCGTTCCGCCATTGTTCCAGTCAGTTTCGTTAACTCCAGTTCCACCTCCAGGTTGACCTGATCCAGCTGAACCTGCAGCTACACCATGTTCCATTTCTACCTGTAACTGTTCGATTACGGGTTTCACGTAAATGTTTTTTTCAGTTCTCTTTTTCATGTTTAATATTTTATTTGGTTTATATTTTAAGATCTGCCACATCAGATACGGCGCCCAGCATGGCATCAAAGCAGTTATATCACCCTGATAAATATCCTGTATTAGCTCAGGTTTCAATTGCGTGTATTTTTATGGCGATCTAAAAGTTAATTTCTCTTCATTTAAATAATTAATGATATCGGTAATTTTCCGCTATCTGCTTATATGGTCTTAATACATCAAAACTCTTTGTATTCTGTACTTCAAAGGTAATACGGATAAAGAAAAATATAGCATAATGCACATATCACATTAATATCACATCCCTATATCAGTTATTTAACTAATTGAAATACAGGTTATTGTGTTGATTTGATAAAACTATTAAGAAAAATACTGTCCCTAATTTCCATAGTTTATCTTGTACTTTATCTTTTACATCTTTTTA
This region includes:
- a CDS encoding TolC family protein, producing MKIKQRTMQRQNSYIILILICCFCQSSFGQDTLRLSRNEFLAIVKNYHPMAFKYRLENRIASAGIQQAKGNFDPVLDAKTGEKTIDGTQYYQQRNIGLGIPTWYGIELNGSYSYLDGEKLNNSDTKGGLYQVGVTVPLAKNLLYDKRRALLEQAQIAQRMTEAEQTVLTNELMLEAENSYWEWVKQYELYRLQREIVNINKERLAFVIKTFHYGEQAAIDTTEALSQLQNYELEQQDAYLQFVSATQKLSIYLWEEDLKPYPVTEGLVPSERLQNNTDDTQYTDLLAQVDAHTLNGHASVRYYDEKGKILESERRLKLQSLLPKIDFSYNFYNKEGYTHQFFPLFDNNFQYGLKLEIPIFLRQARADYKMAKLKIDQNSLDLAYKSQELVTKITGYKNEIYNYWSQIGIATKNMDNYKRLLMAEQSKYANGESSLFLINSRENKLIDAQEKILELRLKFLKSYNKLKWTNANFDLSVALR
- a CDS encoding metallophosphoesterase family protein, with the protein product MVKHNPIARLLLCCLIIALFRVKTAQAQDFKFAFLTDMHTHSDSTLGQVAQRLKLLSPQVEFIMSGGDNVDIDNLKNTDLPLGEKRFKLLKDVFEHTKKPYHMAIGNHDRLPRDLRNGKNDFELFERTFGQTYYTFDHKGWKFIVLNSVEVKDNQYVIGEQQFDWLQDVINKTKKEQPLVIVSHVPFLSVYYPVLEGRYTAADTFTNQKQVFDLFKDHNLKLVLQGHMHLYEEIKVKGVQFITAGAVSGNWWQGSFEGTVPGHLEVDVKGQNFSWKYIK
- a CDS encoding biotin/lipoyl-binding protein: MTTLYQDQRPQQLNSPIPGKILKWYVKNGDFVKKGDTILQLAEVKDDYMDPQLLERTEQQVSAKKGVRDYYEAKVGTTVDQIKALGAGRELKLAQLKVKISQLNNKLQAEQAELLAITNELKLSEDQFNRQKKMYDDGLVSLTQLQQRNVSFQNVLAKKTAIDNKLAQTNQEILTVQIEERATIQDYTEKLSKTEGDRFSSLGQIEGSTGEIAKLENQVANYRARRGLYFVQASQDGQIVQLNKGGIGEILKETESIGTIVPTRLITLSKFL
- a CDS encoding peptidase domain-containing ABC transporter encodes the protein MANQEDYTASTRMWFKQITKEKKDVASIYIYAILSGLVQLSIPLGIQAIVSFVLGATMVTSLYLLIGFVVLGTFLYGVFRVKVMQIIEKIQQKIFVEYSIAFAKKLPKIDLAATKKYYLPELVNRFFDILNLQKSISKILLEIPTALIQIFFGIILLSFYHVWFLVFGAVVIIIVGCIFYFTMDSGIQSSVEESNKKYEVASWLEDIASAIKTFKINSKSDMHLTGTDERVVQYLDHRTSHFKVLLFQYKSIIGFNVTITLVMLGIGTYLLINQKLNIGAFVATEIVVIMIMSAVEKLIKSLESYYDMIASVLKLHKVTGLREESNGEIVLESTARGMEVVFKDVSLNFADSRPVFIHLNFTIPANSLTMISGQVGAGKSMLLNMIAGFYEPSGGTVLFDKIPIKNIDKIALRNRIGLYMEDMTIIKGTLHENLVLGRENISTEDILRLAESIGIEQLSDQFSNGFYTLLSETDTEISFSSRKMILILRALLGNNRLLLLEDPLDGMDEVFRKKLTQYLDEIKQHTTVILVSKEKEVMEIADQHLYLQNRTIEIK
- a CDS encoding GH92 family glycosyl hydrolase, whose protein sequence is MKYVNYMVCASLFVVLGCASKKDTQRDSYAKSVNPFIGTDFTGNTYPGAQAPFGMIQLSPDNGLPGWDRISGYFYPDSTIAGFSHTHLSGTGAGDLYDISFMPVILPYKEAEAPLGIHSKFTHQDEQAHAGYYQVKLTDYDINVELTATPRCGIQRYTFPEADAAVLLDLKKAMNWDATVDSHIEVVDSVTIRGYRFSEGWARGQRVYFETRFSKPFTAVHLDSTAILSVTDTLTKATKRTGTAFKARFDFKTAKGDQVTLSTALSGVSMEGASNNLKAEAPKDDFDYYLAQAEKNWNDELGKIAIQTADKDTKVKFYTALYHSMLAPTIFGDVDGSYFGADRKIHKAENWTNYSTFSLWDTYRASHPLFTITDPDRVNDMIKSFIAFYEQHGRLPVWNIYGSETDMMIGHHAIPVIADAYLKGIGDFDVNKALEACVASANTDAYRGVGLYKKLGYVPYDVADKYNAENWSLSRTLEYAFDDHCIAVMASKMGKKDIAATFLARSKNYKNVYNPATSFMQPRHSNGQFISPFDPEDYSEHICESNAWQYFWSVQHDIPGLINLVGGEERFGQKLDSMFTLHPSDTTKLPIFSTGMIGQYAHGNEPSHHALYLFNAAGQPWKTQQYAAEVMEKLYLNTPSGLSGNEDCGQMSAWYVFSALGFYPVDPVSGHYEIGTPLFDHSEIMLANGKKFTVKANHVSKENIYIQSVSIDGKPLETSYITHQQLMSGATLVFEMGNKPGPVWYKK
- a CDS encoding SDR family NAD(P)-dependent oxidoreductase encodes the protein MQIFKDKVILITGANRGIGQSLVKVLLNNGVGKIYTTCRDLKKMPSFNDDRIVPLELDITDDQQVAWVATVAQDTEILINNAGTVNSGNILEGDLLGMDNDLQVNYFGTIKMMRAFAPILIRNKPSIMINIVSIAAYSPLPSIAGYAASKAALFSATQSVRIELAKKDVSVYAVNPGAIDTDMNKGSDWDMPDPDSTGIQILQGVADGKLDSIPDEMGQGMYNAWREDPAKLSKLFADLYYAENAK